In one window of Posidoniimonas corsicana DNA:
- the atpD gene encoding F0F1 ATP synthase subunit beta has protein sequence MSTATANNVGHITQVIGSTFDVAFPEDALPPIYNAVKIVSEHKGVRVNLTAEVQQQLGGGRVRCIALGSTDGLVRGQEVVDTGAPVSVPVGEATLGRVFNVLGEPVDGRGPVDTEEKWPIHRDAPNLENLSTSTEIFETGIKVVDLLTPFVRGGKAGLFGGAGLGKTVILTELIARIAKEHGGYSVFAGVGERTREGTDLWLEMQETKMGGDGDKSVIDQTCMVFGQMNEPPGSRLRVALSALTMAEYFRDKTGADTLLFVDNIFRFSQAGSEVSALLGRMPSAVGYQPTLASEMGALQERIASTNNGAITSVQAVYVPADDPTDPAPATAFGQLDAFIYLERSISEKGIYPAVDPLASSSRILDPQYVGDEHYNCARRVQTTLQRYRELQDIIAILGVDELSEEDKMIVHRARRIERFLSQPFFVAEVFTGKAGEFTSISDTIRSFNEICDGKWDHLPESAFMYVGPIEQAEEQWKKDQK, from the coding sequence ATGTCCACCGCTACCGCAAACAACGTCGGGCACATCACGCAGGTCATCGGGTCGACGTTCGACGTCGCGTTCCCCGAGGACGCCCTGCCGCCTATCTACAACGCGGTGAAGATCGTCAGTGAGCACAAGGGCGTGCGGGTCAACCTGACCGCCGAGGTGCAGCAGCAGCTGGGCGGCGGACGCGTGCGGTGCATCGCCCTGGGCTCGACCGACGGCCTGGTCCGCGGCCAGGAGGTGGTCGACACCGGTGCCCCGGTGAGCGTGCCGGTCGGCGAGGCCACCCTGGGCCGCGTGTTCAACGTGCTCGGCGAGCCGGTCGACGGCCGCGGCCCGGTGGACACCGAGGAGAAGTGGCCCATCCACCGCGACGCGCCCAACCTCGAGAACCTCTCGACCAGCACCGAGATCTTCGAGACCGGCATCAAGGTGGTCGACCTGCTGACCCCGTTCGTGCGTGGCGGCAAGGCCGGCCTGTTCGGCGGCGCCGGCCTGGGCAAGACCGTTATCCTCACCGAGCTGATCGCCCGTATCGCCAAGGAGCACGGCGGCTACTCGGTGTTCGCGGGCGTTGGCGAGCGGACCCGTGAGGGGACCGACCTGTGGCTCGAGATGCAGGAAACCAAGATGGGCGGCGACGGCGACAAGAGCGTCATCGACCAGACCTGCATGGTGTTCGGCCAGATGAACGAGCCGCCGGGGTCGCGTCTCCGCGTGGCGTTGTCGGCCCTGACCATGGCGGAGTACTTCCGCGACAAAACCGGCGCCGACACGCTGCTGTTCGTGGACAACATCTTCCGCTTCTCCCAAGCCGGTTCCGAGGTGTCCGCCCTGTTGGGCCGCATGCCGTCGGCGGTGGGCTACCAGCCGACCCTGGCCAGCGAGATGGGCGCCCTGCAGGAACGCATCGCGTCTACTAACAACGGCGCCATCACCTCGGTGCAGGCGGTTTACGTGCCGGCGGACGACCCGACCGACCCGGCGCCCGCCACCGCGTTCGGCCAGCTCGACGCGTTCATCTACCTGGAGCGGTCCATCTCCGAGAAGGGCATCTACCCGGCGGTCGACCCGCTGGCGTCCTCCAGCCGTATCCTCGACCCGCAGTACGTGGGCGATGAGCACTACAACTGTGCCCGCCGCGTGCAGACCACCCTGCAGCGGTACCGCGAGCTGCAGGACATCATCGCGATCCTCGGCGTCGACGAGCTGTCCGAAGAGGACAAGATGATTGTGCACCGTGCCCGCCGCATCGAGCGGTTCCTGTCGCAGCCGTTCTTCGTTGCCGAGGTGTTCACCGGCAAGGCGGGCGAGTTCACCTCGATCTCCGACACGATCCGCAGCTTCAACGAGATCTGCGACGGCAAGTGGGACCACCTGCCCGAGTCCGCCTTCATGTACGTCGGCCCGATCGAGCAGGCCGAGGAGCAGTGGAAGAAAGACCAGAAGTAA
- the atpC gene encoding ATP synthase F1 subunit epsilon, producing MADLPIKLVVVTPEMTIIDESVDSVVAPLFDGEIGIAKGHAPIIGRLGYGELRYRQSGQSTRFYVEGGFIQVSDDVVSVMTGRAMPVSQIDVAEARKQLDEAIARTASGAEAAARDRDIAQARGKLRVAKSAS from the coding sequence ATGGCCGACCTCCCCATCAAGCTTGTTGTCGTCACGCCCGAGATGACCATCATCGACGAGTCCGTCGACTCGGTCGTGGCGCCGCTGTTCGACGGCGAGATCGGCATCGCCAAGGGGCACGCGCCGATCATCGGCCGCCTGGGCTACGGCGAGCTCCGGTACCGTCAGTCGGGCCAGTCCACCCGCTTCTACGTTGAGGGCGGGTTCATCCAGGTTTCGGACGACGTGGTGTCGGTCATGACCGGCCGGGCGATGCCCGTCTCGCAGATCGACGTCGCCGAGGCCCGCAAGCAGCTCGACGAGGCGATCGCCCGCACCGCCTCCGGCGCCGAAGCCGCCGCCCGCGACCGCGATATCGCTCAGGCCCGCGGCAAGCTGCGGGTCGCCAAGTCGGCCAGCTGA
- a CDS encoding CNNM domain-containing protein, with the protein MTELSQTLLLAAGAGVVDPNAEGTYGMLVLYALVALGFSFLCSVAEAVLLSVTPSYIATLEESGGRSAKLLKQMKENVDRPLAAILSLNTIAHTVGAAGVGAQAAGVWGSAAVGYASAVMTLLILILSEIIPKTIGAVYWRQLGPPTAQVLQLLIWLLYPLVWMSELLTKLIAGEKQEIVTREELAATAAMSSETGELNVGEHRVLTNLLRLPSLKVEDVMTPRTVILAFPESMTVGELMDERPNLPVSRIPVFDGSIDEATGFVLKTDILLAQAQDKPATRLEELRRPLKAIPATASLPDALELLLDQREHLAIVVDEYGGVDGLVTMEDVIETLLGIEIVDEHDQAADMQRVARRQWKKRMQAVGLDVGGPEPPKEPEAGQHKVD; encoded by the coding sequence GTGACCGAGTTGAGCCAAACTCTGCTGCTGGCTGCCGGGGCCGGCGTCGTCGACCCCAACGCGGAGGGGACCTACGGCATGCTGGTCCTGTACGCGCTGGTGGCGCTCGGGTTCTCGTTCCTCTGCTCGGTCGCCGAGGCGGTGCTGCTGAGCGTGACCCCGTCGTACATCGCCACGCTCGAGGAATCGGGCGGCCGCTCGGCGAAGCTGCTCAAGCAGATGAAGGAGAACGTCGACCGGCCGCTGGCGGCGATCCTGAGCCTCAACACCATCGCCCACACGGTCGGCGCCGCTGGCGTGGGCGCGCAGGCGGCGGGCGTCTGGGGCAGCGCGGCGGTTGGCTACGCGTCGGCCGTGATGACCCTCTTGATCCTGATCCTGTCGGAGATCATCCCCAAGACCATCGGCGCCGTGTACTGGCGGCAGCTCGGTCCCCCCACCGCACAGGTGCTGCAGCTGCTGATCTGGCTGCTGTACCCGCTGGTCTGGATGTCGGAGCTGCTCACCAAGCTGATCGCCGGCGAGAAGCAGGAGATCGTCACCCGCGAGGAGCTGGCGGCCACTGCCGCCATGAGCAGCGAGACCGGCGAGCTGAACGTCGGCGAGCACCGGGTGCTCACCAACCTGCTGCGGCTGCCGTCGCTCAAGGTGGAGGACGTGATGACGCCCCGCACCGTGATCCTCGCGTTCCCCGAGTCAATGACCGTCGGCGAGCTGATGGACGAGCGGCCCAACCTGCCAGTGTCGCGGATCCCGGTCTTCGACGGCTCGATCGACGAGGCGACGGGCTTTGTGCTCAAGACCGACATCCTGCTCGCACAGGCCCAGGACAAGCCGGCCACTCGGCTCGAGGAGCTGCGCCGCCCGCTCAAGGCGATCCCGGCGACCGCGTCGCTACCCGACGCGTTGGAGCTGCTGCTCGACCAGCGCGAGCACCTGGCGATAGTCGTCGACGAGTACGGCGGCGTCGACGGGCTGGTCACGATGGAGGACGTCATCGAGACGCTCCTGGGCATCGAGATCGTCGACGAACACGACCAGGCCGCCGATATGCAACGAGTCGCCCGCCGGCAGTGGAAGAAGCGGATGCAGGCCGTGGGGCTGGATGTGGGAGGCCCGGAGCCCCCCAAGGAGCCCGAGGCCGGCCAGCACAAAGTCGATTAG